GGACGATCCGACCTTCCGCCGTCTCCGTCGAATCGCCAAACCGGACCTGCGCAACCCCGGACAGCCTCAGGCCTCGCGCCCGCCAGAGCGGAACCGGCACGTCGATCCACAGCGGGTCGATCACCACCACCCGGACCACCGCCTCCAGTTCATCCACCGACTCCCCCGGCTCGGG
The sequence above is drawn from the Phycisphaerae bacterium genome and encodes:
- a CDS encoding efflux RND transporter periplasmic adaptor subunit, with product PEPGESVDELEAVVRVVVIDPLWIDVPVPLWRARGLRLSGVAQVRFGDSTETAEGRIVHVAAVADAGSDTLAVRVELPNSELRPAGEHVWVDFPVTQTQPARQDR